The region ttttaatgatatgTTGGGCCACATTTCGTATGAGATAATGCTTGAATTGTGtgtgttagcaagaaacataagttggcctggtggtttagctttgatttgacattggaaaggtcatgggttcgaaccttggtatttcaaattttaactctttttgtTAAAAGATTAGTTGTGGGCTGAATAGGAAAGGGTGGTGAAGACCTAGCAGAAAGGGGGTAGCTAAAGGGCTGAGAAATAATCAAGTAATGGCCCTTGAATAGCAataaaaccaaaaatttaatcacattctcgttttttttttcattaaccaaGTATTAAGACTTATAAAAGGCAACttttgagaagaaaataagGTTTGGAAGGCTATTTTTCTGAGAGCTTTAGAGGGAGGACGAAATTTGAGAGTAAAAAGAGAATTGGGAGTGAAGTAGAGAGGAGAAACATAAGTGGTGATACGGTCAGTCCTTGGAGATCAAAGGAATCTTTCAATTTCAAGTTTTAAGCGGGgaaatttcaggttaggggagctgaacccgaaATTGCATGCCTTTGATAATTTTGCATGATTTTTATGTGTATATGCTATAGATTTTGCACTGTATCTGAGATGAATTGGGGTTTGGGGTGTTTAGGTACTGTTTTATACGAATTCATACCTAATTATGTGATTATAATGAGATAATGTACTGTGTAAGGGTAATTGTGCAAAACTTTGGTTGTTGGAGTCTCCATTATGTCAACATTGTGTTCATATGTGCATGCATTATTTTCCAAATGAATGACATGATTTGGCATGAGTTTTTGGGCATGGTTACTACTGGTTGCGTGCTTAAACAGGGAGCCATTCTacaattctcgctcaagcgagcgaggctcgcctaggtgagattGGCAGAGACAAAATCCTTGTGTTACGCGATCATCTCGCGCAGGCGAGGGAGTCTGGTCCTGAGCTACaggttatctcgcttaggcgagtgtgcctcgctcaggcgaggataCGAGCACGTTGAAGGGTGCTAGTGGggacatctcgctcaggcgagagtctctcgcctaggcaagatttCGAGGGTGGTTTGTGCTATTTGGTTGAACTCGTCGCTTGGACGAGATGATTTAGGATTCTGGGCGAGCGAGGGTCTTACCCAAGcgagggtgagctcatttaagaGAGAGTACGTGTACTGCAGAGCTTCTAGAGGCTCGCCCAAACTAGTggatctagcttaagcgagataggcTGGACTGGCGTAACAAAGGCTTTTGGCCTAAGTGAGCAATGGTGTTATTGAGCGTTCAAGGCCTGAGTTATTGTTGTAATGATGGAAGGGGATAGAAATTGTAAGGCATGGTTTATAAGGCTTCTAAGGTAATCCTAATGGtgagcttgctggtgttccatgggttgtaGCCCAGAACGTATCCTTGGATTCGGGCCCAAAACGTTACGTACTCTGTTCGTacttgggaactccacctggcgttacggtgtgtgatccatAGCATGGTTTCAGCaagtgctctatcggttgtggcggataggtgtggcagcaaggcacATTGAGATACTTAAGAGAAGATGTAGACCAATGCTAACATGGTGGTGGGAATGTGAAAGGACTGGAACGAGTTTCCTTGATGTACTTTTActatacatggtggtggccatgtgggaGGGGGGGTTAAAGGTAACGAGTCTTTCCCAAGGTGCATCGGTGTACAtagtggtggccatgtgatggaaatGGAGTAATGTTTTGTGGAAAATGAAGGGATCTTATAAATGGTTATGGCCATGCGGTATAAAGGGAGAGAttgttttattgatatattcttttatctgttagctcaccctatctgcctgtgtttggcgatgatcgtgtacgcggtacacgtgagcaggtgatgatgcaggtggagctggtgaggcttaaCTGCGGAGAGGGGATGATCATGGGACTTTTATTACTATGTTTTCTTAGTTTTggatttttaaatgatatgtaAACTTTTGAGAGACTCTGGAACATTATTTCACTTTATAAGCTATGAGACGATGTTTTATTATACaatgataaaagttttaaatttccctgtgttttgggaaatgaggtatttttaattattgtgtaattaattctttattttattttattaaattcgtaatatcttgacgggatgttacatttggtatcagagctttgttttcaaaatgattttttggggtctgtggggagtgagcttaccTTGTGTGCTTGTGAGATCATTTTGACCATTGTTTGTTATCTAACTTTTAGTATGAAGTCTTAACCAAAGTTGTTTGATGTGAACAGTTATGTGTGGCGTGCTCAAGCTATGGCAaataggaggaggaggaatAATGTTGGGGCTGATGAGATCGCGCAGGCAATACATCGGATGGTAGATGCGATGCAGCCCATTGCAACGCAACCTCGAGCCGTGGTAGCACCCACACGCCCGGTGTCGATGAAGGACTTTATGAGACATAAACCGTCAAAATTTGCGGGAAATCTTTTCTAGATGAAGCCGATGCTTGGCTTAAAGATTGTGAGAAAATTTACCGGGTGATCGATTGCACAGATGCTCAGAAGCTTTCATTCGTCTCTTTCCTTTTGATAGCTGACGCGAAATACTGGTGGGCAGGCATGCAGCAGCTCATGCAGACCCGGGATGAGGAGGTTACCTAGACGTCTTTCAAGGCGAGATTTTTGGAGAAGTATTTTCCAGACAGTGCCAGGCACGAGAGAGAGGCGGAGTTCCTCACATTCCAGCAGGGGAACCTGACTGTGCAGGCATACACAGACAAGTTTGAGTATTTGGCCAGGTTCTACTCGCCTACTGTTActgaggagtggagatgccgaAAATATGAGGGCAGGTTGAAACACGAGCTACGCCCTTTTGATTGTACCTCTCCGGATCAGGGAGTTCCTAGTCTTGGTGGAGCAGGCCAAGGCTATAGAGCAGCTGGAAATGGGGCCCAACAAAGGGGCTCGACCTCAAAAGACTACCTCTGATTCACGGCAGCAGAAGAAGCCGTATGATAGGCCACAGAGTTCGGCTAAGAAACTCTAGTGCTACAAATGTGGTTGGGAGCATTTTCGGAGGGATTGTCCAAAACCCTCAGGTAGTtctagtggtggtggtggtagcacTAGCAAGTGCTACTTTTGTGATCATACAGGCCATTTTGCACGACACTGCCCGAATAAGAAACCAGCTGGAGGTGCACTAGTAAAGAAACCAGTCGGGGATCGACCTAGAGCCCCTGGTCATGTATTCGCCTTGACGACTACCGAGGCCGCCCAGTCAGGTAACCTAGTATAGACTacttgttttttgtttgatCACGAGGTTGTTGTGTTGTATGACTCAGGAGCTACCCATTCATTCGTATCCAATGAATGCGTGAGGAGGCTTGGTCTAGTGATGTGAGAGCTGGCGTGCAAGTTAATAGTTGCGACACTAGCGTCTGGAGAGGTATCCACCATGTCTGTTTGTGTGGGATGCCCTATGGATGTGGCAGGCCGCAGGTTCATGGTGAATCTCATCTGCTTACCAATGGAAGGGTTAGATGTGATTCTGGGTATGGATTGGTTGGCCAACAACCATATGGTGATCGATTGCGGGCAACGCAGGGTGGTGTTTCCAAATGCAGAAGGACTGGAATTGATCTCATCCAACCAAGCAGAGAAGGAGATTGAAGCGGGAGCTACATGTTTTATGATAGTAGCTCAAACGGAGAAGAAGAGTACCGCTAAAAAGATTAGTCTGATTCCTGTGGTAGATGAATACGCGGATGTCTTCCTTGACGAAATCCCAGAATTGGCACCAAGAAGGGATGTTGATTTCaccattgatctcatccctAGGGCTGGCCTAGTATCTATGGCACCATATCAGATGGCACCAACTGAGTTTGCAGAGTTGAAGAAGTAGATTGAGGATCTGCTTGAGAAGAACTTTATGCGGCCGAGTGCATCACCATGGGGGCACCGATATTACTTGtgaaaaagaaggatggcaGTTCCAGGTTGTGTGTTGACTACCGACAGCTGAATAAGTTAACAATTAAGAATAAGTACCCACTGCCGAGGATTGATGATCTGCTGGATCAGTTAAGGGGAGCATGTgtgttctctaagattgacttgaggtctggatacCATCAGATCTCGCTAcggccactatgagtatgtggtgatGTCGTTTGGGGTGACGAATGCGCCTGCTATAtttatggactacatgaataggATATTTTGGTCGTATCTGGATCAATTTGTCGTTGTATTCATCGACGACATACTGATATATTCTGAGAGTAAAGAAGAACACGCGGATCATCTGCGAGTGGTATTGGAGGTGCTCAGAGAGCATAAGCTTTATGGGAAGTTATCGAAGTGTGAGTTTTGGCTTGATGAGGTGCAGTTCTTGGGTCATGTAATCTCAGCCCAATTAATTGCAGTAGATCCAGCGAAGATCGAAACAGTGGTGAAGTGGGAAAGGCCACAAACTGTGACTGAGGTGAGGAGTTTCTTGGGCATGATAGGTTATTACAGGCGTTTTGTGGAAGGGTTCTCCAATATGGTGAATCCATGGACTCAACTCACCAGGAAGGACCAGCCTTTCTCTTGGACAGACGAGTGTGAGGTCTGTTTTGAGGATATGAAAAGGAGGTTGACCACTGCACCTATCTTAGTTATTCTAGACACAACCATAGGGTTTGAGGTATACTGTGATTCTTCATACCAGGGTCTGGGGTGTGTATTGATGCAGGAGAAACGACCTGTTGCTTATGCATCTCGCCAGCTGAAGGTACACGAGAAGAACTACCCTACACATGACTTAGAATTGGTTGCGA is a window of Vigna unguiculata cultivar IT97K-499-35 chromosome 4, ASM411807v1, whole genome shotgun sequence DNA encoding:
- the LOC114180577 gene encoding uncharacterized protein LOC114180577 gives rise to the protein MSVCVGCPMDVAGRRFMVNLICLPMEGLDVILGMDWLANNHMVIDCGQRRVVFPNAEGLELISSNQAEKEIEAGATCFMIVAQTEKKSTAKKISLIPVVDEYADVFLDEIPELAPRRDVDFTIDLIPRAGLVSMAPYQMAPTEFAELKK